The Hymenobacter sp. DG01 genome has a segment encoding these proteins:
- a CDS encoding manganese catalase family protein: MILRYDRLAVELPKPKNPSPNDAAAIQELLGGKYGEMSTLMNYTFQSFNFRGRNRLRPFYDLTCSIAAEEYSHIEAVSYAINLLLTGQTVRGKDPVPAPLADAKDARNSYHFLSSAQAAVPFDSMGNPWTGQYVHASGNLKLDLLHNFFLECGARANKMRVYEMVSDPCARTMVGYLLVRGGLHVVAYAKALEKLTGVEVSKLVPVPELSNDAFPEAKKLQDQQKLHLKLYTFSPDDYKQAGIIWNGTHPEDGQPLEVIQGGFEGVPYPVLEEEPQLNSPGADDYDPQMFADIAKKMGIKL; encoded by the coding sequence ATGATTCTGCGCTATGACCGGCTGGCCGTTGAGCTGCCCAAACCCAAAAACCCCTCTCCCAACGACGCGGCGGCCATTCAGGAGCTGCTGGGCGGTAAGTACGGGGAGATGTCCACCCTGATGAACTACACGTTTCAGTCGTTCAACTTCCGGGGTCGGAACCGGTTGCGGCCGTTCTACGACCTGACCTGCAGCATAGCCGCCGAGGAATATAGCCACATTGAGGCCGTTTCCTACGCTATCAACCTGCTCCTGACGGGCCAGACAGTACGGGGCAAAGACCCGGTGCCGGCCCCGCTGGCCGATGCCAAGGATGCCCGCAACAGCTACCACTTCCTGAGCAGCGCCCAGGCCGCCGTGCCCTTCGACTCGATGGGCAACCCCTGGACCGGCCAGTACGTGCATGCCAGCGGCAACCTGAAGCTGGACCTGCTGCACAACTTCTTCCTGGAATGTGGAGCCCGCGCCAATAAGATGCGGGTGTACGAAATGGTATCGGATCCGTGCGCCCGCACCATGGTGGGCTACCTGCTGGTGCGCGGCGGCCTGCACGTAGTGGCTTATGCCAAAGCCCTGGAAAAGCTGACGGGCGTGGAAGTAAGCAAGCTGGTGCCCGTGCCCGAGCTCAGCAACGACGCTTTCCCGGAAGCCAAAAAGCTTCAGGATCAGCAGAAGCTGCACCTGAAGCTCTACACCTTCAGCCCCGACGACTACAAGCAGGCCGGCATCATCTGGAACGGTACCCACCCCGAGGACGGTCAGCCGCTGGAGGTTATTCAGGGCGGCTTTGAGGGCGTACCCTACCCCGTGCTGGAAGAGGAACCCCAGCTGAACTCGCCCGGCGCCGACGACTACGACCCGCAGATGTTCGCGGACATCGCCAAGAAAATGGGCATCAAGCTCTAA
- a CDS encoding peptidylprolyl isomerase yields MLQSFFRVRRSAVLLGLGLLAAACNRTQPEAAAPPTPAPVNIPGPDLMSLTDSTAAALLLPYGRQYPGQEVLLQTRHGNMRIRLYEDTPLHTANFLLLARKGYFDQTVFNRVVKDFAIQGGTSDRLTMRLSRYRLPPEIRAGHFHKRGAVGMARYDDEQNPGKLSSSHDFYIVQGQKLTAYQAQSSTYRKLTPTQLRTYATQGGIPSLDGEYTVFGEVVEGLEVIDKIANEPVGSDHWPTQDVNIKMKVVR; encoded by the coding sequence ATGCTCCAGTCCTTTTTTCGCGTCCGCCGCTCCGCCGTGCTGCTTGGCCTGGGTCTGCTGGCCGCCGCCTGCAACCGCACCCAGCCCGAAGCAGCCGCACCCCCTACCCCTGCCCCGGTCAACATACCTGGCCCCGACCTGATGAGCCTCACCGACTCCACGGCCGCGGCGTTGTTGCTGCCTTACGGCCGCCAATACCCTGGCCAGGAGGTGCTGCTGCAAACGCGCCACGGCAACATGCGCATTCGGCTCTACGAGGACACCCCCCTGCACACGGCCAACTTCCTGCTGCTGGCGCGCAAAGGATACTTCGACCAGACTGTCTTTAATCGGGTAGTCAAGGATTTTGCTATTCAGGGCGGCACCTCCGACCGCCTTACCATGCGCCTGAGCCGCTACCGCCTACCCCCCGAAATCAGGGCCGGGCACTTCCATAAGCGCGGGGCCGTGGGCATGGCCCGCTACGACGACGAGCAGAACCCCGGCAAGCTGTCCTCCAGCCACGATTTTTACATTGTGCAGGGCCAGAAGCTCACCGCCTACCAGGCTCAGTCCAGCACCTACCGCAAGCTCACGCCTACCCAACTGCGCACCTATGCTACCCAAGGCGGCATCCCCAGCCTCGACGGCGAGTACACGGTGTTCGGGGAGGTCGTGGAAGGCTTAGAGGTTATCGATAAGATTGCCAACGAGCCCGTCGGCTCTGATCACTGGCCCACCCAGGACGTAAACATCAAGATGAAAGTGGTGCGGTAA
- a CDS encoding M13 family metallopeptidase produces MKNRNSLKLAAVAMAGLSLAGCASSKTAAPTAAATTTAPATPAPAANPQGVGLNVANIDNSVNACDNFFQYASGNWLKNNPIPAAEVRWGSFNELADKNNALMRQILQEAAANISAAKGSNAQKVGDYYATAMDSMAIEQAGLKYLQPELARINAIKDLKGVQSEIVRQQLYSTGAFYSAGVGQDEKNSTEYAFQLYQGGLSLPDRDYYLKDDARSKGLRAAYTTYLTNTFKLLGDNEATAAKNAAAVMRLETRLAKASRTRVALRDPQANYNKMTVAEFNKQFPNLALAQSLQAMKLGAVKTVIVGQPEFFKEESAMLKQEPIGDVKTYLRWHLTTSLTSALPKAFGDESFRFSQVLTGAKKQQPRWKRMNAATDRALGEAFGQLYVDKAFTPETKQKAMEMVANIREAMGEHIQQSDWMSNATKQEALKKLNAFTVKIGYPDQWKDYSALNISRESYLKNVLAARQWASMDNLNKFGKPIDRKEWGMTPPTVNAYYNPPMNEIVFPAGIMQPPFFDPKADDAVNYGGMGAVIGHEITHGFDDQGRQYDSEGNLRDWWTKEDAAKFEQRADMVGKQYSAFSPLDSVFVNGKLTMGENLADLGGLNIAYTALQKQLKKQYPNGNAPKYDGFTPEQRFFLAWAQIWRTNARPEYLRQQVMTDPHSPAQFRTSGPLMNMPQFYEAFGCKEDAKMVRAQAERAKVW; encoded by the coding sequence ATGAAAAACCGCAATAGCCTGAAGTTGGCAGCGGTGGCAATGGCTGGCCTTTCGCTGGCCGGTTGTGCCTCCAGCAAAACCGCCGCACCCACGGCGGCCGCTACCACCACGGCTCCCGCTACCCCCGCTCCGGCCGCCAACCCCCAAGGTGTGGGCCTGAACGTGGCGAACATTGATAACTCAGTTAACGCCTGCGACAACTTCTTTCAGTACGCTTCCGGCAACTGGTTGAAAAACAACCCTATTCCGGCTGCTGAAGTGCGCTGGGGCTCTTTCAATGAGCTGGCCGACAAGAACAACGCCCTCATGCGGCAGATTCTGCAGGAAGCCGCTGCCAACATCTCGGCCGCCAAAGGCTCCAACGCCCAGAAAGTAGGCGACTACTACGCCACGGCCATGGACTCGATGGCCATTGAGCAGGCCGGCCTGAAGTACCTGCAGCCCGAGCTGGCGCGCATCAATGCTATCAAGGACCTGAAAGGCGTGCAAAGCGAAATTGTGCGTCAGCAACTCTACAGCACCGGTGCCTTTTACAGCGCCGGCGTGGGCCAGGACGAGAAAAACAGCACGGAATACGCTTTCCAGCTCTACCAGGGCGGCCTCAGCCTGCCCGACCGGGACTACTATCTGAAGGATGACGCCCGCTCGAAAGGACTGCGCGCGGCCTACACCACCTACCTCACCAACACTTTCAAACTGTTGGGCGACAATGAAGCCACGGCCGCCAAGAACGCCGCCGCCGTGATGCGTCTGGAAACCCGCCTGGCCAAAGCCAGCCGCACCCGCGTAGCCCTGCGCGACCCGCAGGCCAACTACAACAAGATGACGGTGGCCGAGTTCAACAAGCAGTTCCCGAACCTGGCGCTGGCGCAGTCGTTGCAGGCCATGAAGCTGGGCGCGGTGAAAACCGTTATTGTAGGACAGCCCGAGTTCTTCAAGGAGGAAAGCGCCATGCTGAAGCAGGAGCCTATTGGCGACGTCAAAACCTACCTGCGCTGGCACCTGACGACCTCCCTGACCTCGGCCCTGCCGAAGGCGTTCGGGGATGAGTCGTTCCGGTTCTCGCAGGTGCTGACGGGCGCTAAAAAGCAGCAGCCCCGCTGGAAGCGCATGAACGCCGCCACTGACCGCGCCCTGGGCGAAGCCTTCGGCCAGCTGTACGTGGACAAGGCCTTCACGCCGGAAACCAAGCAGAAGGCCATGGAAATGGTAGCCAACATCCGCGAAGCCATGGGCGAGCATATCCAGCAGTCAGACTGGATGAGCAACGCTACCAAGCAGGAAGCCCTCAAGAAGCTGAATGCCTTCACGGTGAAAATCGGCTACCCCGACCAGTGGAAGGATTACTCGGCCCTGAACATCTCGCGCGAGTCGTACCTGAAGAACGTGCTGGCCGCCCGGCAGTGGGCTTCCATGGACAACCTCAACAAATTCGGTAAGCCCATCGACCGGAAGGAGTGGGGCATGACGCCGCCCACGGTGAATGCCTACTACAACCCGCCGATGAACGAAATTGTGTTCCCGGCCGGCATCATGCAGCCCCCGTTCTTCGACCCCAAAGCCGATGATGCGGTAAACTACGGCGGCATGGGCGCCGTTATCGGCCACGAAATCACTCACGGTTTTGATGACCAGGGCCGGCAGTACGACTCGGAAGGCAACCTGCGCGACTGGTGGACCAAAGAGGACGCCGCTAAGTTTGAGCAGCGCGCCGACATGGTAGGCAAGCAGTACTCGGCCTTCTCTCCGCTGGACTCGGTATTCGTGAACGGCAAGCTGACCATGGGCGAAAACCTGGCTGACCTCGGCGGGCTGAACATTGCGTACACGGCCCTGCAGAAGCAGCTCAAAAAACAGTACCCGAACGGCAACGCGCCCAAGTACGACGGCTTTACGCCGGAGCAGCGCTTCTTCCTGGCCTGGGCTCAGATCTGGCGTACCAACGCCCGCCCCGAGTACCTGCGCCAGCAGGTCATGACGGACCCGCACTCGCCGGCTCAGTTCCGCACTAGCGGCCCGCTCATGAACATGCCCCAGTTCTACGAGGCCTTCGGCTGCAAAGAAGACGCTAAAATGGTACGTGCTCAGGCTGAGCGCGCCAAAGTATGGTAG
- the xseA gene encoding exodeoxyribonuclease VII large subunit has translation MPLYNRRPEPGLSSAQSPSLPPAALPLSELLARVRQTLSERFADSYWVVAEIADLTLPRFDGAHCYLTLTDQHTTARGAQLKAQARATIWSQRFQQLSAVFEEQTGLTLRIGLKVMLRVQVKFHEQFGLSLDVLALDPTYTVGDLARLRLETLRKLQAQDLLERQKRLTLPIGVQRVAVISSPTAAGWQDFVQQLQETPYDFSLTLFPALMQGDDSPASIRAALDAIRSRRDEYDAVVIIRGGGSKTDLLAFDDYGLAAAIGSFPLPVLTGIGHERDEAVVDLTAHTALKTPTAVAAFLIERLARLEAALEGYGLRIRELAQERVQAEGTRLNRLLRHAHLAAHNQLQDQREALHQRIRQAAATPRAQLRQQEHQLIRRRHQLHRAARTTLRHQEQGLRKRGRILARHFRRLHRRRCEQLLRRQHQLQLAATRLLHRAELRLARLNAQPASGTIRLLTPKGQPFTGPLRAGQQVLLRLPDGVVPARIGGQLPLLLS, from the coding sequence ATGCCTTTGTACAACCGCCGCCCCGAGCCGGGGCTATCTTCGGCCCAATCACCATCGTTGCCGCCGGCGGCCTTGCCGCTTAGCGAGCTGCTGGCCCGGGTGCGCCAAACGCTGAGCGAGCGGTTCGCGGACTCCTATTGGGTAGTGGCCGAAATTGCCGACCTCACCCTACCCCGCTTCGATGGGGCGCATTGCTACCTCACTCTCACCGACCAGCACACCACGGCCCGCGGGGCCCAGCTCAAGGCCCAGGCCCGCGCCACCATCTGGAGTCAGCGTTTTCAGCAGCTGAGCGCCGTGTTCGAAGAGCAAACCGGCCTTACCCTGCGCATTGGTTTGAAGGTGATGCTGCGGGTACAGGTAAAGTTTCATGAGCAGTTCGGCCTGAGCCTCGATGTGCTGGCCTTGGACCCAACTTATACCGTCGGCGACCTGGCCCGGCTGCGCCTGGAAACCCTGCGGAAGCTGCAGGCCCAGGATCTGCTGGAACGGCAGAAGCGCCTGACCTTGCCCATTGGGGTGCAGCGGGTGGCCGTTATTTCGTCGCCGACGGCTGCGGGCTGGCAGGATTTCGTGCAGCAGCTCCAGGAGACCCCCTACGATTTCTCCCTGACGCTTTTCCCCGCTCTCATGCAGGGCGACGATTCGCCGGCCAGCATCCGGGCGGCTCTGGATGCCATCCGCAGCCGCCGCGACGAATACGATGCGGTGGTCATCATCCGGGGCGGGGGCTCCAAAACCGATTTGCTGGCCTTCGACGACTACGGCCTAGCCGCCGCCATCGGCTCCTTTCCCCTACCCGTGCTAACCGGCATCGGCCACGAGCGGGACGAAGCCGTGGTGGACCTGACCGCACACACCGCCCTCAAGACGCCGACAGCAGTAGCCGCCTTCCTGATTGAGCGCCTCGCCCGCCTGGAAGCGGCGCTGGAGGGCTACGGCCTGCGCATTCGGGAGCTGGCCCAGGAGCGGGTGCAGGCCGAAGGCACCCGCCTTAACCGCCTGCTCCGCCACGCCCACCTGGCAGCGCACAACCAGCTCCAGGACCAGCGCGAGGCCCTGCACCAGCGCATCCGGCAGGCCGCCGCTACCCCCCGCGCCCAGCTGCGGCAGCAGGAACATCAGCTGATTCGGCGCCGTCACCAGCTGCACCGGGCCGCCCGCACTACCCTGCGCCACCAGGAGCAGGGCTTGCGCAAGCGGGGCCGTATTCTAGCCCGGCACTTCCGCCGCCTGCACCGCCGCCGCTGCGAGCAGCTCCTGCGCCGGCAGCACCAGCTGCAGCTGGCCGCTACCCGCCTGCTGCACCGCGCCGAGCTGCGCCTAGCCCGGCTCAATGCCCAGCCGGCCAGCGGCACCATCCGCCTGCTGACGCCCAAGGGTCAGCCCTTTACGGGGCCCCTGCGTGCGGGGCAGCAGGTGCTGCTGCGCCTCCCCGACGGGGTAGTACCGGCCCGCATTGGGGGTCAGCTTCCCCTCCTTCTTTCCTAA
- the xseB gene encoding exodeoxyribonuclease VII small subunit produces MSPQNLTYRQAIEELETILRALETDAVDVDDLTARVQRSAELIRLCKQKLRSAESAIDQVFENLEEEDEEA; encoded by the coding sequence ATGTCGCCCCAAAACCTTACCTACCGCCAAGCCATCGAAGAGCTGGAAACCATTCTGCGCGCCCTGGAAACCGATGCCGTGGATGTGGACGACCTCACGGCCCGGGTGCAGCGCTCGGCCGAGCTGATTCGCCTGTGCAAACAGAAGCTGCGCTCCGCCGAGTCGGCCATTGACCAGGTATTTGAAAATCTGGAGGAAGAGGATGAGGAAGCATAA
- a CDS encoding sensor histidine kinase: MPDALIPLVLVTPILLLLALGIVGFVVRYQRRLIQQQLEMQELHEAAQQQALEAALLAQEEERRRIAGDLHDGVGTTLAIVKLHLNTLDQPELTQEASSLLDQAINEVRRISRNLLPAALQKFGLPFALEALARTVPADGPTRVEVEQRGQPRRLDPKYELIVYRVVQELLGNGLRHAYAAHIHIVVEFGADQLSLQYSDDGVGFDPTLPDHPPAPGTRTGLGLTNLRSRVGVLRGTLRHESAPGEGTRVWICLPVPYLSTILPAPSSVL; encoded by the coding sequence ATGCCTGACGCGCTTATTCCGCTAGTTCTCGTGACGCCCATTCTGCTGCTGCTGGCGCTGGGCATCGTGGGCTTCGTGGTGCGCTACCAGCGGCGCCTGATTCAGCAGCAGCTGGAAATGCAGGAGTTGCACGAGGCCGCCCAGCAACAGGCCCTGGAAGCGGCCCTGCTGGCTCAGGAAGAAGAGCGCCGCCGCATTGCCGGCGACCTGCACGATGGCGTGGGCACTACCCTGGCTATTGTGAAGCTCCACCTGAACACGCTGGACCAGCCGGAGCTAACCCAGGAGGCATCCTCCCTGCTAGACCAGGCCATTAATGAGGTGCGCCGCATCTCCCGCAATCTGCTACCCGCCGCCCTGCAGAAATTTGGGCTGCCCTTTGCCCTGGAGGCCCTGGCCCGCACGGTTCCCGCCGATGGCCCTACCCGGGTGGAAGTAGAGCAACGGGGCCAACCGCGCCGCCTCGACCCTAAGTATGAGCTGATTGTGTACCGGGTAGTGCAGGAACTCTTGGGCAATGGCCTGCGCCACGCCTACGCGGCCCATATTCACATCGTCGTGGAATTTGGAGCCGACCAGCTCTCCCTGCAGTATTCTGATGATGGCGTGGGCTTCGACCCTACCCTGCCAGACCACCCCCCGGCTCCTGGAACCCGTACCGGCCTGGGCTTAACCAACTTACGCAGCCGCGTTGGCGTATTACGCGGAACGTTGCGCCACGAATCGGCTCCGGGCGAAGGAACCCGGGTTTGGATTTGCTTACCCGTTCCGTACCTTTCTACAATTCTACCTGCTCCCTCTTCCGTCCTATGA
- a CDS encoding response regulator transcription factor, translating into MSSTTIRLAVVDDHILFRKGLRALISGFPGMEVLFEAGDGQELLERLDQGIIPDVVLMDLQMPVLDGLQTVRLLRAQYPQVRSIIISMHDEPELIDSLRAEGAHGYLLKNASPEEVRGAIQNVVDNRPNPDSSRFLLTTTF; encoded by the coding sequence ATGAGTTCTACCACCATTCGCCTAGCCGTAGTTGATGACCATATCCTGTTCCGCAAGGGGTTGCGGGCGCTCATCAGCGGCTTTCCCGGTATGGAAGTGCTGTTTGAGGCCGGCGACGGTCAGGAGCTTCTGGAGCGGCTAGACCAGGGTATTATTCCGGATGTAGTGCTGATGGACCTGCAGATGCCGGTGCTGGATGGCCTACAAACCGTGCGCCTGCTACGGGCCCAGTACCCGCAGGTGCGCTCCATTATTATTTCCATGCACGATGAGCCGGAGCTGATTGACTCCCTGCGGGCCGAGGGCGCCCACGGCTACCTCCTGAAAAACGCCAGCCCGGAGGAAGTGCGGGGGGCCATTCAGAACGTGGTGGATAACCGCCCTAACCCCGATAGCTCCCGCTTTTTGCTGACTACTACCTTTTAA
- a CDS encoding MGMT family protein, translating to MSLPRNPTEKQRNFFQEVHEVVRLVPLGRVTTYGAIAHYLGARHGARMVGWAMMAAHTADAYVPAHRVVNRNGLLTGRQHYTSPTAMQEALEAEGIRVEEDQVVEFKRLFWDPATELE from the coding sequence ATGTCCCTACCCCGCAACCCCACCGAAAAGCAGCGTAATTTTTTCCAGGAAGTGCATGAAGTTGTACGTTTGGTGCCCTTGGGCCGCGTGACTACCTACGGCGCCATTGCCCACTACCTGGGTGCCCGGCACGGCGCCCGCATGGTGGGTTGGGCCATGATGGCCGCGCATACCGCCGATGCCTACGTGCCGGCTCACCGGGTAGTAAACCGCAATGGGCTGCTCACGGGCCGCCAGCACTATACCTCGCCTACGGCCATGCAGGAAGCCCTGGAAGCTGAGGGCATCCGGGTGGAAGAAGACCAGGTAGTGGAGTTCAAGCGCCTGTTCTGGGACCCCGCCACTGAGCTGGAATAA
- a CDS encoding efflux RND transporter periplasmic adaptor subunit, producing the protein MQTQQETEQEVTDSRSGGAGRRIIWMLVALAVVGALAFIKIKYFPSQGAEGKGGGGGGKGAAAGGGKGAPGGAGGKGGAGGGQKLPVQVYVVKATNLADEVAATGSILAEESVVLKSEISGKITSLNIREGQPVRKGQLLLTINADEIQAQLRKQEYNIKLFRDQERRQRTLLDKEYISAQEYEQANNQLLTAQADLQALRASLTKAYIRAPFDGVLGLSTITVGTYVSPGAEITTLSRVKPVKISFTVPSRFSNLVRTGDPITITDEASNKKYEAKVYALDPQIDPVSRTQTVRARYANTSNELRPGAFVKVNLQLGQTSEALQVPTEAVIPEAAGYSVYTVQNGKMVPKKVKIGVRSARLIQITEGIAVGDSVIRTGILQVKPGDAVRVTK; encoded by the coding sequence ATGCAAACGCAGCAAGAAACTGAACAAGAAGTAACTGACAGCCGCTCCGGTGGCGCTGGTCGTCGCATCATCTGGATGCTGGTGGCCCTGGCCGTAGTAGGAGCCCTGGCTTTCATCAAGATAAAGTACTTTCCCTCCCAGGGTGCCGAGGGCAAAGGTGGCGGTGGAGGCGGCAAGGGTGCCGCTGCCGGTGGTGGCAAGGGAGCCCCCGGAGGGGCTGGTGGCAAAGGCGGAGCCGGCGGCGGCCAGAAGCTGCCCGTGCAGGTGTACGTAGTAAAAGCTACCAACCTGGCCGACGAAGTGGCCGCTACCGGCTCTATTCTGGCCGAAGAGTCGGTGGTACTGAAAAGCGAAATTTCGGGCAAGATTACGAGCCTCAACATCCGGGAGGGCCAGCCGGTGCGCAAGGGCCAGCTGCTGCTGACCATCAACGCCGACGAGATTCAGGCCCAGCTGCGCAAGCAGGAGTACAACATCAAGCTTTTCCGCGACCAGGAGCGCCGCCAGCGTACCCTGCTCGACAAAGAATATATCAGCGCCCAGGAGTACGAGCAGGCCAATAACCAGCTGCTCACGGCCCAGGCCGACCTGCAAGCCCTGCGTGCTTCCCTGACCAAAGCCTATATCCGGGCACCTTTTGATGGCGTGCTAGGGTTAAGCACCATTACGGTAGGTACGTACGTGAGCCCGGGGGCCGAAATAACGACCCTTTCACGGGTGAAGCCGGTGAAAATCAGCTTCACGGTGCCCAGCCGCTTCTCAAACCTGGTACGCACCGGCGACCCCATTACCATCACCGACGAAGCTTCGAACAAGAAGTACGAAGCCAAAGTCTATGCCCTTGATCCGCAGATTGACCCCGTGAGCCGCACCCAAACCGTGCGCGCCCGCTATGCCAATACCAGTAATGAGCTGCGCCCCGGTGCCTTCGTGAAGGTGAATCTGCAGCTGGGCCAAACCTCGGAAGCCCTGCAGGTGCCCACGGAAGCCGTAATTCCGGAAGCTGCCGGCTACAGCGTGTACACGGTGCAGAACGGTAAAATGGTCCCGAAAAAGGTAAAAATCGGGGTCCGCTCTGCCCGCCTGATTCAGATTACCGAGGGCATTGCCGTGGGCGACTCGGTAATCCGCACCGGCATTTTGCAGGTTAAACCCGGTGATGCTGTGCGCGTTACTAAGTAA